CGCCGGACGATGCTCCGCGTCCCCCCGGCTGCTGGACGGCGTGGGTCGCGTCGAAAATAACGGGCGCGCTTGTCTCGGCGAGGATGGGCGGCGCGCGCATGTCGGCGATGAGCGCGTTGTAGCCAAAGCTCGTTCCGCGCTCGGTGACGAGGACGCCGCTCGCCCCCGCCGCGCGGGCCTTCTCCACCGGGTGGACCATGTCCCAGGGCGAGAGGAACTGACCTTTCTTAATATTGAGCGGCCGGCCCGTGCGCGCCGCCGCCACGATCAGATCCGTCTGCCGGCAAAGAAAGGCCGGGATCTGCAATAGGTCGGCGACTTCGGCGACAGGCTCGCATTGCCAGCTCTCGTGAATGTCGGTCGTAACCGGCACGCCGGTCTTTTCCTTGATTTCCGCGAAGATGGGCAGTGCGGCCTCCAGGCCCATCCCTCTTTGCGAGAAACCGCTCGTGCGGTTGGCCTTGTCGAAGGAGGCCTTGAACACGACCCCGATCGCCAGCCGGTCGGAGAGCCGCGCAAGCTCCATGGCGACTTCCAGCGCCATCTCCCGGCTCTCGAGCGCGCAGGGGCCGGCGATCAGCGCCATTTTCCGGTCGTTGCCGAATATTGCGCGGCGCGCGCCCTCTCCAATGGCGACAATGCTCATGCCGGCTTGTCGCATGTTCCGACAAGCCGGGCGACCTCGGCGCGAAGCGCCGGCAGAACTTCGGCTTCGAACCAGGGATTTTTCTTCAGCCAGCCCGTGTTCCGCCAGGACGGGTGGGGGAGTGGGAAGATCAGGGGCCGCGCGCCCTGAAACTCCCGCCAGCGCGCGACCGTCTGCGAGACGCTCGCCCCTTTGGGCAGGCCATGACCGAGACGCGCGAAGTGATAGTCCTGCGCATAGCGTCCGATGGCGAGCACGGTTTCGATCTTTGGAAGCGCCGCGAAAAGCGGATCGTGCCACAGCTTGCGGCATTCAGGGCGGGGCGGCAGGTCGCCGCCGGCGGCGTCATTGCCCGGAAAGCAGAAGCCCATGGGGACGATGGCGATCCGGGAGACATCGTAGAATATGTCGCGATCGACCCCCATCCAGTCGCGCAGCCGCTCGCCGGAGGGATCGTTGAAGGGGACGCCCGTCTGATTGACGAGATTGCCTGGAGCCTGGCTTGCGACGAGAAGCCGCGCGGTAGGGGAGACCCGGAACACCGGCCGCGGATCGTGGGGCAGGGGCGCGGCGGCGTCGGCGCAGCGGCGGCAGGCGCGGATTTGCGTCGCCAGCGCCTCCAGTTTCGCGGCCTCCTCGCGCGCCATCAGGCCGCCGCGCTCGGGCGCGCGCCCGTCTCGGCCCGCCAGCGCGCGAGATTGGCGAGTTCCGCCGGGATGTCGATCCGCGCCAGTTTGGTCAGCTCCAGGGCGACGAAGGCGGTGATGTCGGCGATAGAGAAAGTTTCTCCCGCGACGAAAGGACGGCCGGCCAATTCGCGGTCCAGAAAGCGCATGGCGTCGATCGCACGCGGACGCTGTGCGGCGGCGAACTCCGGCATTTGCGGCTGTTCGAGCGCCGCCAATCTCGGGTGGCTGTGCCGGAAGGCGAAGGCGACAGGCATGAAGAGGGCGAACTCCATTCGTCGTTGCCACATCTCGACGAAGGCCTGATCGCGGCCGTCGCGCCCGAAGAGGTTCGGCTCGGGGTGAAGCCATTCAAAGTAACGGCAGATGGCGACGGACTCGGTCAGCACAGCGCCATCGTCGAGAACGAGCGCGGGAACCGCGCGCAGAGGGTTAACGCCTTCAAAATCGGATCGCTTATGCTCGAGGGTCATGAGGTCGACCGGGCGCGTGGGGACGCAAACGCCCTTCTCGGCGAGAAAAATCCGGACTCGCCTTGGATTCGGCGCGAGCGGCGAGTCGTAGAGCAGCATTGCCGTCCTCTCAGGATCCAACCCGGATCTGGTCCAAATCATGGCGATTTGTGAGTGGGCTGT
The nucleotide sequence above comes from Methylocystis parvus OBBP. Encoded proteins:
- a CDS encoding uracil-DNA glycosylase family protein, which produces MAREEAAKLEALATQIRACRRCADAAAPLPHDPRPVFRVSPTARLLVASQAPGNLVNQTGVPFNDPSGERLRDWMGVDRDIFYDVSRIAIVPMGFCFPGNDAAGGDLPPRPECRKLWHDPLFAALPKIETVLAIGRYAQDYHFARLGHGLPKGASVSQTVARWREFQGARPLIFPLPHPSWRNTGWLKKNPWFEAEVLPALRAEVARLVGTCDKPA
- a CDS encoding glutathione S-transferase family protein, encoding MLLYDSPLAPNPRRVRIFLAEKGVCVPTRPVDLMTLEHKRSDFEGVNPLRAVPALVLDDGAVLTESVAICRYFEWLHPEPNLFGRDGRDQAFVEMWQRRMEFALFMPVAFAFRHSHPRLAALEQPQMPEFAAAQRPRAIDAMRFLDRELAGRPFVAGETFSIADITAFVALELTKLARIDIPAELANLARWRAETGARPSAAA
- the kdsA gene encoding 3-deoxy-8-phosphooctulonate synthase, whose translation is MSIVAIGEGARRAIFGNDRKMALIAGPCALESREMALEVAMELARLSDRLAIGVVFKASFDKANRTSGFSQRGMGLEAALPIFAEIKEKTGVPVTTDIHESWQCEPVAEVADLLQIPAFLCRQTDLIVAAARTGRPLNIKKGQFLSPWDMVHPVEKARAAGASGVLVTERGTSFGYNALIADMRAPPILAETSAPVIFDATHAVQQPGGRGASSGGERRFVATLARAAVAVGVAGIFIETHPDPDKALSDGATQIPLRELGEMVETLLAFDRLTKTVSSSPQREDDR